In Microbacterium pumilum, the following proteins share a genomic window:
- a CDS encoding ABC transporter ATP-binding protein — MAPVTDAVPTTTGSVRRPKAQGLAKGENVPGVAKVDPILIADNVTRRFGGLTAVDVEHVEVPRGVITALIGPNGAGKTTLFNLLCGFDKPDSGTWSFDGKSLSGIPSFKVARMGQVRTFQLTKALSLLTVLENMKLGATAQKGERIFASLIPAIWRKQDNEIEEKARGLLSRFKLDAKSDDYAASLSGGQRKLLEMARALMSDPTLVMLDEPMAGVNPALTESLLDHILDLKDLGMTVLFVEHDMHMVRHIADWVIVMAEGRIVAEGPPETVMHDQAVIDAYLGSHQDVDLGVVTGRIEGELDASAAELLEEIKEAEEASITEAEEGK, encoded by the coding sequence GTGGCTCCCGTCACCGATGCAGTCCCGACGACGACGGGCAGCGTTCGTCGCCCCAAGGCTCAGGGACTCGCGAAAGGCGAGAACGTCCCTGGCGTCGCCAAAGTCGACCCGATCCTGATCGCCGACAACGTCACCCGGCGCTTCGGCGGCCTCACGGCCGTCGATGTGGAACATGTCGAGGTCCCCCGCGGAGTCATCACCGCTCTGATCGGACCCAACGGTGCCGGCAAGACCACGCTGTTCAACCTCCTCTGCGGGTTCGACAAGCCCGACAGCGGCACCTGGAGCTTCGACGGCAAGAGCCTCTCCGGCATCCCGTCGTTCAAGGTCGCCCGGATGGGACAGGTCCGCACGTTCCAGCTGACGAAGGCGCTCTCGCTGCTCACGGTGCTGGAGAACATGAAGCTCGGCGCGACCGCACAGAAAGGGGAGCGCATCTTCGCGAGCCTGATCCCTGCGATCTGGCGCAAGCAGGACAACGAGATCGAGGAGAAGGCGAGAGGGCTGCTCAGCCGCTTCAAGCTGGATGCCAAGTCCGACGATTACGCCGCGAGCCTCTCGGGCGGCCAGCGAAAGCTGCTCGAAATGGCGCGCGCGCTGATGAGCGACCCGACACTCGTCATGCTCGACGAGCCCATGGCCGGCGTCAACCCTGCCCTCACCGAGTCGCTGCTCGACCACATCCTCGACCTGAAAGACCTCGGCATGACCGTGCTGTTCGTCGAGCATGACATGCACATGGTGCGCCACATCGCCGACTGGGTCATCGTCATGGCAGAGGGCCGCATCGTCGCCGAGGGGCCGCCCGAGACCGTGATGCACGATCAGGCCGTCATCGACGCGTACCTGGGCAGCCACCAGGACGTCGACCTCGGCGTGGTGACGGGACGTATCGAAGGCGAACTGGACG
- a CDS encoding branched-chain amino acid ABC transporter permease: MDWGQIFNNTAYWVFSPETIAYALAAVGLAVQFGYGGLLNFGMAGFMALGAYGYAISILSFGWPWWVGIIVGCLAAVGFAFILGIPTLRLRADYLAIVTIAAAEIVRLFLTTQLFDEYTNSADGLGGYHAGFRGANPFPPGTYGFGPWQWTADQLWVRVFGALLLAIAVYIVWAIMRSPWGRVLKGIREDEDAVRSLGKNVFAYKMQALILGGVFGALGGVVFALPSAVVPATYTTSLTFFIWTILLLGGAATVFGPVLGSVIFWVIMGFLGNVLPALANSGILPLSSVQAGTLRFILVGVALMLIVIFRPQGILGNKRELTFVK, encoded by the coding sequence ATGGACTGGGGACAGATCTTCAACAACACGGCCTACTGGGTGTTCAGCCCGGAGACCATTGCCTACGCCCTCGCGGCAGTGGGACTCGCGGTGCAGTTCGGCTACGGCGGACTGCTGAACTTCGGCATGGCGGGCTTCATGGCCCTCGGCGCCTACGGCTACGCGATCTCCATTCTCAGCTTCGGCTGGCCCTGGTGGGTCGGCATCATCGTCGGGTGCCTCGCAGCGGTCGGCTTCGCGTTCATCCTCGGCATCCCGACGCTGAGACTGCGAGCGGACTATCTCGCCATCGTCACGATCGCGGCAGCGGAGATCGTCCGCCTGTTCCTGACGACGCAGCTGTTCGACGAGTACACCAACTCGGCGGACGGTCTCGGCGGGTACCACGCCGGGTTCCGCGGTGCGAATCCGTTCCCTCCGGGTACGTACGGCTTCGGCCCATGGCAGTGGACGGCCGACCAGCTCTGGGTGCGCGTGTTCGGCGCCCTGCTCCTGGCGATCGCGGTCTACATCGTCTGGGCGATCATGCGCAGCCCGTGGGGTCGAGTGCTCAAGGGCATCCGCGAGGATGAGGACGCCGTGCGCTCGCTCGGCAAGAACGTCTTCGCGTACAAGATGCAGGCCCTCATCCTCGGTGGTGTGTTCGGCGCCCTGGGTGGCGTCGTCTTCGCGCTCCCCTCGGCCGTGGTCCCAGCGACCTACACGACCTCCCTCACCTTCTTCATCTGGACGATCCTGCTGCTCGGTGGCGCGGCCACAGTCTTCGGCCCCGTGCTCGGCTCTGTGATCTTCTGGGTCATCATGGGCTTCCTCGGCAACGTGCTGCCGGCGCTGGCGAATTCCGGCATCCTGCCGCTGTCGTCGGTGCAGGCCGGAACGCTCCGATTCATCCTGGTCGGCGTCGCGCTCATGCTGATCGTGATCTTCCGCCCACAGGGCATCCTCGGGAACAAGAGGGAGCTGACCTTTGTCAAGTAA
- a CDS encoding branched-chain amino acid ABC transporter permease — MGSTTTHEWRSLRWLIIVIGTLLAATLLVLQTPATASAAAPDEPGADQEQTAFYFAGVITYKDEPVPDVRVTVQGNGFEAETLTGADGRWKLYVPEKDTYTIEVDESTLPEGVIVEDNPKEEEFGLTGSVIINSFLAPGERTQTSFIDQVLDRLMNGLNFGLLLALASIGVSLIFGTTGLTNFAHAEILTFGAIVALVFGVWLAWPMWIVIPVVIVTGAILGWVLDAGLWKPLRRKGLGLVQLMIVSIGLSLAARYTFQFFIGGSTYQLPGAGGARDIKIGPISLSLLDVVSMGISIVLIAATAYWLLYTRIGKATRAISDNPSLAAASGINVDRVIRIVWVLSTALAAIAGVLWAYFRPGIKWDMGSGVLLLIFAAVTLGGLGTAFGALIGSIIVGILVEISTLWIPPDMKYVGALAVLIIILLVRPQGILGRKERLG; from the coding sequence GTGGGTTCCACGACTACGCACGAGTGGCGTTCGCTGAGATGGCTGATCATCGTGATCGGCACTCTCCTCGCGGCCACGCTGCTCGTACTGCAGACACCGGCAACAGCAAGCGCGGCCGCACCGGATGAGCCGGGCGCCGACCAGGAGCAGACGGCGTTCTACTTCGCCGGAGTGATCACCTATAAGGACGAGCCCGTTCCCGACGTGCGGGTGACGGTCCAAGGCAACGGTTTCGAAGCGGAGACGCTCACCGGCGCGGACGGCCGGTGGAAGCTCTATGTCCCGGAGAAGGACACGTACACGATCGAAGTCGACGAGTCGACCCTTCCCGAGGGTGTCATCGTCGAGGACAACCCCAAAGAGGAGGAGTTCGGTCTCACCGGGTCGGTGATCATCAACAGCTTCCTGGCACCTGGCGAACGCACGCAGACGAGCTTCATCGACCAAGTGCTCGATCGGCTGATGAACGGCCTCAACTTCGGCCTGCTGCTCGCGCTGGCCTCGATCGGTGTGTCACTGATCTTCGGCACGACGGGCCTGACCAACTTCGCGCACGCCGAGATCCTCACGTTCGGTGCGATCGTCGCGCTGGTGTTCGGTGTCTGGCTGGCCTGGCCCATGTGGATCGTCATCCCGGTCGTGATCGTCACGGGCGCCATACTCGGCTGGGTTCTCGACGCCGGTCTCTGGAAACCCCTCAGGCGCAAGGGCCTCGGGCTGGTTCAGCTGATGATCGTGAGTATCGGCCTGTCGCTCGCCGCCCGCTACACGTTCCAGTTCTTCATCGGCGGCAGCACGTATCAACTGCCCGGCGCTGGTGGCGCGCGCGACATCAAGATCGGTCCGATCTCGCTGTCGCTGCTGGACGTCGTGTCCATGGGCATCAGCATCGTGCTGATCGCGGCCACGGCCTACTGGCTGCTGTACACCCGCATCGGCAAGGCGACACGAGCGATCTCCGACAACCCGAGCCTGGCCGCGGCATCCGGCATCAACGTGGACAGAGTGATCCGCATCGTCTGGGTGCTCTCGACCGCCCTCGCCGCGATCGCCGGTGTCCTGTGGGCCTACTTCCGCCCCGGGATCAAGTGGGACATGGGTTCGGGCGTCCTGCTGCTGATCTTCGCGGCAGTCACCCTGGGTGGTCTGGGAACCGCGTTCGGAGCCCTCATCGGGTCGATCATCGTGGGCATCCTCGTCGAGATCTCGACGCTCTGGATTCCGCCCGACATGAAGTATGTCGGCGCTCTCGCGGTGCTGATCATCATCCTGCTCGTCAGACCTCAGGGCATCCTGGGTCGCAAAGAGAGACTCGGTTAG
- the guaB gene encoding IMP dehydrogenase — translation MEHHDPFGFVGLTYDDVLLLPGHTDVIPSEADTSSRLTRRINVATPLLSSAMDTVTEARMAIAIAREGGIGIIHRNLAIEEQASMVDRVKRSESGMISNPITTTPEATVDEVEALCAQFRISGLPVVDDAGRLVGIVTNRDMRFVSGFERSTTLVKDVMTSEGLVTAPVGIGANDVIALFAKHRVEKLPLIDDDGTLAGLITVKDFDKSEKYPLATKDEQGRLRVGAAIGFFGDAWERAEALRDVGVDVLVVDTANGQSAGVIDIITRLKADASFDHIDIIGGNVATREGAQALIDAGVDAVKVGVGPGSICTTRIVAGVGVPQVTAVYEASLAAREAGVPVIADGGLQYSGDIAKALVAGADTVMLGSLLAGTDESPGEIVFQGGKQFKQYRGMGSLGALQTRGKKTSYSKDRYFQADVPSDDKLIPEGIEGQVAYRGPVAAVAYQLVGGLRQSMFYVGARTIDELKAKGRFVRITAAGLKESHPHDVQIVVEAPNYKR, via the coding sequence ATGGAGCATCACGACCCCTTCGGCTTCGTCGGACTGACCTACGATGACGTGCTCCTCCTGCCGGGGCACACCGACGTCATCCCGAGCGAAGCCGACACCTCTTCACGCCTGACGCGACGTATCAACGTCGCGACTCCGCTGCTGTCGAGCGCCATGGACACCGTCACCGAGGCGCGCATGGCCATCGCCATCGCGCGCGAGGGCGGGATCGGCATCATCCATCGCAACCTCGCGATCGAGGAGCAGGCGTCGATGGTCGACCGGGTGAAGCGCAGCGAGTCGGGGATGATCTCCAACCCGATCACCACCACGCCCGAGGCCACGGTCGACGAGGTCGAGGCGCTGTGCGCGCAGTTCCGAATCTCCGGCCTTCCCGTCGTCGACGACGCGGGCCGCCTCGTGGGGATCGTCACGAACCGCGACATGCGCTTCGTCTCCGGCTTCGAGCGCTCCACCACCCTCGTGAAGGACGTCATGACCAGTGAGGGCCTCGTCACGGCCCCGGTCGGGATCGGCGCGAACGACGTCATCGCGCTGTTCGCCAAGCACCGCGTGGAGAAGCTGCCGCTGATCGACGACGACGGCACGCTCGCCGGACTGATCACGGTCAAGGACTTCGACAAGAGCGAGAAGTATCCCCTCGCGACCAAGGACGAGCAGGGCCGTCTGCGCGTCGGCGCGGCGATCGGGTTCTTCGGCGACGCGTGGGAGCGCGCCGAGGCACTCCGCGACGTGGGTGTCGACGTCCTCGTGGTCGACACGGCGAACGGCCAGTCGGCCGGTGTGATCGACATCATCACGCGCTTGAAGGCCGACGCCTCGTTCGATCACATCGACATCATCGGCGGCAACGTGGCCACCCGCGAGGGCGCTCAGGCACTCATCGACGCGGGGGTGGATGCCGTCAAGGTCGGCGTCGGACCGGGCTCGATCTGCACCACGCGCATCGTCGCGGGGGTCGGCGTGCCACAGGTGACCGCGGTCTACGAGGCATCCCTCGCGGCCCGCGAAGCCGGCGTGCCGGTGATCGCCGACGGCGGCCTGCAGTACTCCGGCGACATCGCCAAGGCGCTCGTCGCCGGCGCCGACACGGTGATGCTCGGCTCGCTGCTCGCCGGTACTGACGAGTCGCCTGGAGAGATCGTCTTCCAGGGCGGTAAGCAGTTCAAGCAGTACCGGGGCATGGGATCGCTCGGCGCGCTGCAGACCCGCGGCAAGAAGACCTCGTACTCGAAGGACCGCTACTTCCAGGCCGACGTGCCCAGCGACGACAAGCTGATCCCGGAGGGCATCGAGGGCCAGGTCGCTTATCGCGGTCCCGTCGCCGCCGTCGCCTACCAACTGGTCGGAGGACTGCGGCAGTCGATGTTTTACGTCGGCGCCCGCACGATCGACGAGCTCAAGGCCAAGGGCCGGTTCGTACGGATCACGGCCGCGGGACTCAAAGAGTCGCACCCGCACGACGTGCAGATCGTGGTCGAGGCCCCGAACTACAAGCGCTGA